Proteins encoded together in one Helicobacter pylori window:
- a CDS encoding NADH-quinone oxidoreductase subunit J gives MFETIAFYFFAVLTLSMALVVITTTNILYAITALASSMVFISAFFFLLDAEFLGVVQITVYVGAVIVMYAFGMMFFNSAAEVIERKQSPKILCVLSFGVALLLTLILSAPSIGENLSNQVNSNTIDTQIPNIKAIGYVLFTNYLIPFEAAALMLLVAMVGGIATGIQKIHGKNHTQFIKESL, from the coding sequence ATGTTTGAAACCATTGCCTTTTATTTCTTTGCGGTCCTTACTTTAAGCATGGCGTTAGTGGTGATCACCACCACGAATATCCTCTATGCCATTACCGCTCTCGCTAGCAGCATGGTTTTTATCTCTGCTTTTTTCTTTTTGCTAGACGCTGAGTTTTTGGGCGTGGTGCAAATCACGGTGTATGTGGGCGCGGTCATTGTGATGTATGCGTTTGGCATGATGTTTTTCAACTCCGCTGCAGAAGTCATTGAACGCAAGCAAAGCCCTAAAATCTTGTGCGTTCTTTCATTTGGCGTGGCGCTGTTGCTCACCTTGATTTTAAGCGCTCCTAGCATTGGCGAAAACCTTTCTAATCAAGTCAATTCCAACACTATTGATACGCAAATCCCCAACATTAAAGCGATTGGTTATGTGCTTTTTACCAATTACCTCATCCCTTTTGAAGCAGCGGCTTTAATGCTTTTAGTCGCTATGGTTGGAGGCATCGCTACAGGGATTCAAAAAATCCATGGGAAAAATCACACGCAATTTATAAAGGAATCTCTATGA
- the nuoK gene encoding NADH-quinone oxidoreductase subunit NuoK, with protein sequence MIGLNHYLIVSGLLFCIGLAGMLKRKNILLLFFSTEIMLNAINIGFVAISKYTHNLDGQMFALFIIAIAASEVAIGLGLVILWFKKYKSLDIDSLNAMKG encoded by the coding sequence ATGATAGGGTTAAACCACTATTTGATTGTTTCAGGGTTGCTCTTTTGCATTGGTTTAGCGGGCATGCTGAAACGCAAAAACATTCTGTTACTCTTTTTTTCTACAGAGATCATGCTCAATGCGATCAATATCGGTTTTGTAGCGATCTCTAAATACACGCACAATTTAGACGGGCAGATGTTCGCGCTCTTTATTATCGCTATTGCCGCTAGTGAGGTGGCTATTGGTTTGGGCTTGGTGATTTTGTGGTTTAAGAAATACAAGAGCTTAGACATTGATTCTTTAAACGCTATGAAGGGTTGA
- a CDS encoding NADH-quinone oxidoreductase subunit L — MQYSSLLSVVLFLPLIGAVYAGLFGAKAKALHVGVFNSLCVLVSFIGAVVLFIQAWHHQSYEKYLFDWIVVGNFKVGFSLMLDNINAVMIVVVTLVSFLVHVYSIGYMEHDTGFNRYFSYLSGFVFSMLVLVLSDNFLGLFIGWEGVGLCSYLLIGFWYHKTSANNASIEAFVMNRITDLGMLMGIILIFWNFGTLQYKEVFNMLNNADYSMLFYISVFLFIGAMGKSAQFPMHTWLANAMEGPTPVSALIHAATMVTAGVYLVIRANPLYSAVFEVGYFIACLGAFVALFGASMALVNKDLKRIVAYSTLSQLGYMFVAAGLGAYAIALFHLFTHAFFKSLLFLGSGNVMHAMEDNLDITKMGALYKPMRITAIFMIIGSVALCGIYPFAGYFSKDKILEVAFGMHHHILWFVLLIGAIFTAFYSFRLIMLVFFAPKQHEINHPHEAKNFMLLSMLPLGILAVIAGFFEEPFFHFISQVIPSVGEYPVPLALLISITTIVVLLSIAYAIFKYKNGITSKKEGGFLYKLLLNQYYIPQLYQGIAKAFSAIASFLHQVVELKIIDAIVDAIGRSVFVIGRVFRISQDGNLTSMLRFMVAGVLILLAFVAFFGR; from the coding sequence ATGCAGTATTCTTCTTTGCTGTCAGTGGTGTTGTTCTTGCCTTTAATCGGTGCGGTTTATGCGGGGCTGTTTGGGGCTAAAGCTAAGGCGTTGCATGTGGGCGTTTTCAATTCTTTGTGCGTACTGGTTTCTTTCATTGGTGCGGTGGTTCTTTTCATTCAAGCATGGCATCATCAAAGCTATGAAAAATATTTGTTTGATTGGATCGTGGTAGGGAATTTTAAAGTCGGCTTTTCTCTCATGCTGGACAATATCAATGCGGTCATGATTGTCGTGGTCACTTTAGTTTCTTTCTTAGTGCATGTGTATTCTATAGGCTATATGGAGCATGATACAGGGTTTAACCGCTATTTTTCCTATCTCAGTGGCTTTGTGTTTTCCATGCTGGTGTTGGTGTTGAGCGATAATTTTTTAGGGCTTTTCATTGGTTGGGAAGGGGTGGGGCTATGCTCTTACTTGCTCATTGGCTTTTGGTATCATAAAACAAGCGCAAACAACGCTTCTATTGAAGCCTTTGTGATGAACCGGATCACGGATTTAGGCATGCTCATGGGGATTATTTTGATCTTTTGGAATTTTGGCACCCTCCAGTATAAAGAAGTCTTTAACATGCTCAATAACGCCGATTATTCCATGCTCTTTTACATTAGCGTGTTTCTTTTCATTGGTGCTATGGGCAAGAGCGCACAATTCCCTATGCACACATGGTTAGCCAACGCTATGGAGGGGCCAACCCCTGTATCCGCTCTCATCCATGCAGCGACGATGGTAACCGCTGGGGTGTATCTGGTCATTAGAGCCAATCCCTTGTATAGCGCGGTGTTTGAAGTGGGCTATTTTATCGCATGCTTAGGGGCGTTTGTGGCTCTTTTTGGAGCGAGCATGGCTTTAGTCAATAAGGATTTAAAACGCATTGTGGCTTATTCCACGCTTTCTCAATTAGGCTATATGTTTGTAGCGGCCGGTCTTGGGGCTTATGCGATCGCGCTTTTCCACCTCTTCACGCATGCGTTTTTCAAATCCCTCCTTTTCTTAGGCTCAGGAAATGTCATGCATGCGATGGAAGACAATTTGGATATTACCAAAATGGGCGCTTTATACAAACCTATGAGGATCACAGCTATCTTTATGATTATAGGTTCAGTGGCTTTGTGCGGGATTTACCCTTTCGCAGGATACTTTTCCAAAGACAAGATTTTAGAAGTGGCTTTTGGAATGCACCACCACATTTTATGGTTTGTTCTTTTGATTGGGGCGATCTTTACCGCTTTTTATAGCTTCAGGCTCATCATGCTGGTGTTTTTTGCCCCCAAACAACATGAAATCAACCACCCCCATGAAGCCAAAAATTTCATGCTTTTAAGCATGTTGCCGTTAGGGATTTTGGCGGTCATTGCCGGGTTTTTTGAAGAGCCGTTTTTTCATTTCATCTCTCAAGTGATCCCTAGCGTTGGAGAGTATCCCGTCCCGCTCGCTCTTTTAATCAGTATCACCACCATAGTGGTGTTGTTGAGTATCGCCTATGCCATATTTAAATATAAAAATGGTATCACTTCCAAAAAAGAGGGGGGCTTTTTATACAAGCTCTTGCTCAACCAATACTATATCCCGCAACTCTATCAAGGGATTGCAAAAGCTTTTAGCGCCATCGCTTCATTCTTGCACCAAGTCGTGGAATTAAAAATCATTGATGCGATAGTGGATGCTATAGGAAGAAGCGTTTTTGTTATAGGGCGCGTGTTTAGAATCAGTCAAGATGGGAATTTAACCTCCATGCTGCGCTTCATGGTGGCTGGGGTTTTAATCTTATTAGCGTTTGTAGCTTTTTTTGGGAGATAA
- a CDS encoding NADH-quinone oxidoreductase subunit M, whose protein sequence is MQFLHAHLLSVVIFFPMLSALLAFFMSDQASRAYAIVIALIELLLILLLWHGFDIQTAGMQFEEMKELVYQIGVNYHVGVDGIALFLLLLNAIVVLLSVIYVKERRKDFAICLLLLEGILMGVFSSLNMIFFYAFWEISLLPVLYLIGRFGRNHKIYSGMKFFLYTFLASLCMLLGILYIGYYYASNYGMMSFDILDWYQLNFSSGAKAWLFVAFLIGIAVKIPLFPLHTWLPYAYSNAPTLGSVMLSALLSKMGTYALLRFLLPLFPELSEIYLTPIAIVALCMIIYGGFLAYAQKDLKTLIAYSSFSHMGVVVLGVFSFNVEGISGAVFMMFAHGIIVMGLFLLAGILEERASSLEIARFGSIAKNAPIFAAFFMIVLMANVGMPLSIGFVGEFLSLLGFFATYPLLAIIAGTSIILSAVYMLTSYKDVFFGNLKTGNNQISVFEDLNAREVGVLSVILALILILGIYPKMLLKPIEQGSKQLLEVIEIRSLPFLGSLDTKIKEVSYVNR, encoded by the coding sequence ATGCAGTTTTTACATGCGCATCTTTTAAGTGTGGTGATCTTTTTCCCCATGCTGAGCGCGCTATTAGCGTTCTTTATGAGCGATCAAGCGAGCAGGGCGTATGCGATCGTCATCGCTTTGATTGAATTGTTATTAATCTTGTTGTTGTGGCATGGGTTTGATATTCAAACAGCCGGCATGCAGTTTGAAGAAATGAAGGAATTAGTCTATCAAATTGGCGTGAATTACCATGTGGGCGTTGATGGCATCGCACTCTTTTTGTTGCTCTTAAACGCTATCGTGGTGTTATTGTCCGTGATTTATGTCAAAGAGCGTCGTAAAGACTTTGCGATTTGTCTGTTGTTGTTAGAGGGGATTTTAATGGGCGTGTTTTCTTCTCTCAATATGATCTTTTTCTACGCTTTTTGGGAAATCTCGCTCTTGCCGGTTTTATACCTCATCGGTCGTTTTGGCCGTAACCATAAAATCTATTCCGGCATGAAGTTTTTCCTCTACACCTTTTTAGCGTCATTATGCATGCTTTTAGGCATTTTATACATTGGGTATTACTACGCTAGCAATTACGGCATGATGAGTTTTGATATTTTAGATTGGTATCAGTTGAACTTTTCTAGTGGGGCTAAAGCCTGGCTCTTTGTAGCTTTCTTAATAGGGATTGCGGTTAAAATCCCGCTCTTTCCCTTACACACATGGCTGCCTTATGCGTATTCTAACGCTCCTACTTTAGGCTCTGTCATGCTTTCAGCCTTGCTTTCTAAAATGGGGACTTACGCCTTATTGCGCTTCTTGCTCCCGCTTTTTCCTGAGCTTTCAGAGATTTATTTAACCCCCATAGCCATTGTGGCGCTATGCATGATCATTTATGGAGGTTTTCTAGCCTACGCTCAAAAAGATTTAAAAACCCTCATCGCCTATAGCTCGTTCTCGCACATGGGAGTCGTGGTGCTTGGGGTTTTTTCTTTCAATGTTGAGGGGATTTCAGGGGCGGTGTTTATGATGTTTGCGCATGGTATTATCGTCATGGGATTATTTTTGCTCGCTGGCATCTTAGAAGAACGCGCCAGCAGTTTAGAAATCGCTCGCTTTGGATCCATCGCTAAAAACGCTCCTATTTTTGCAGCCTTTTTTATGATCGTTTTAATGGCGAACGTGGGCATGCCTTTAAGCATTGGTTTTGTGGGAGAGTTTTTGAGCTTGTTAGGGTTTTTTGCCACTTACCCTCTTTTGGCTATCATTGCCGGGACAAGCATCATCCTGTCAGCGGTTTACATGCTCACCTCATATAAAGATGTCTTCTTTGGCAATTTGAAAACCGGGAACAACCAAATCAGCGTGTTTGAAGATTTGAACGCTCGTGAGGTAGGGGTTTTGAGCGTGATTTTAGCTTTGATCTTAATTTTAGGGATTTATCCTAAAATGCTTTTAAAACCGATTGAGCAAGGCTCTAAGCAGCTTTTAGAGGTGATAGAAATCCGCTCGCTCCCTTTTTTAGGTTCATTGGATACTAAGATAAAAGAGGTCTCTTATGTTAATAGATAG
- the nuoN gene encoding NADH-quinone oxidoreductase subunit NuoN, with the protein MLIDSLHISFDSFNFESILPMLVLVCGGIFTLLINAFTSRFSRNLNVFLCMLFLVLDFLVVLGLEEQENAFFGFLSVDTLSLISQSIVLISAFLLIFLALSKERFNEFQTAEFYSLYLLIVAGFQFMVSSNHLLLILIGLETASLPLCVLMALSDKRYGLEAGIKYFTMGAMASAFFAMGAMAFYLLTGSLNLEVITLYLHTEGITNPMLFAMGAIFLIGAIGFKVSLVPFHTWMPDVYEGNNPVFASYISIVPKIAGFVVATRLFGAFIDTRIAWVEDIFYVLILMTITIPNFIALWQEDVKRMLAYSSISHSGFALACVFIHTEDSQQAMFVYWFMFAFTYIGAFGLLWLLKSWEKTWDERYDHPYSKFNGLIKTHPLVAILGAIFVFGLAGIPPFSVFWGKFLAVESALESNHILLAVVMLINSAVAAFYYFRWLVAMFFNKPLQSYAQNDIYTQNATMPIYAVIIAMALACLFSVFMMRGLLEFVA; encoded by the coding sequence ATGTTAATAGATAGTCTCCACATCTCTTTTGATAGCTTTAATTTTGAGAGCATTTTGCCCATGCTGGTGTTGGTGTGTGGGGGGATTTTCACGCTCTTAATCAACGCTTTCACTTCCAGGTTTTCACGCAATTTGAATGTGTTTTTATGCATGCTCTTTTTGGTTTTAGATTTTTTGGTGGTTTTAGGATTAGAAGAGCAAGAAAACGCCTTTTTTGGGTTTTTGAGCGTGGATACGCTCTCGCTCATCTCTCAAAGCATTGTCTTGATTTCAGCCTTTTTGCTCATTTTCTTAGCCCTTTCAAAAGAACGCTTCAACGAATTTCAAACCGCTGAATTTTATTCCTTATACTTGCTTATTGTTGCTGGCTTTCAGTTCATGGTTTCAAGCAACCATTTGTTGTTAATCCTTATTGGGTTAGAGACAGCGTCCTTACCCCTTTGTGTGTTAATGGCGTTGAGCGATAAACGCTACGGCTTAGAAGCAGGGATCAAGTATTTCACCATGGGGGCAATGGCGAGCGCGTTTTTTGCTATGGGGGCTATGGCCTTTTACTTGCTTACAGGGAGCTTGAATCTTGAAGTCATTACCCTATACTTACACACTGAGGGCATCACAAACCCCATGCTCTTTGCGATGGGCGCTATCTTTTTGATTGGAGCGATTGGCTTTAAGGTTTCTTTAGTGCCTTTCCATACCTGGATGCCTGATGTGTATGAGGGCAATAACCCGGTCTTTGCGAGCTATATTTCCATTGTGCCTAAAATCGCTGGCTTTGTGGTAGCGACTCGCCTTTTTGGGGCGTTTATAGACACTCGCATCGCTTGGGTAGAAGACATTTTTTATGTTTTGATTCTTATGACTATCACCATCCCTAATTTCATTGCTTTATGGCAAGAAGATGTCAAAAGAATGCTCGCTTACAGCTCCATTTCGCATTCTGGGTTCGCTTTAGCGTGCGTGTTTATCCACACTGAAGATAGCCAACAAGCGATGTTTGTTTATTGGTTCATGTTCGCTTTCACTTACATTGGGGCTTTTGGCCTTTTATGGCTCTTAAAAAGCTGGGAAAAAACATGGGATGAACGCTACGATCACCCTTATTCCAAATTCAACGGCCTTATCAAAACCCACCCTTTAGTGGCGATCTTGGGCGCTATTTTTGTTTTTGGGCTTGCAGGGATCCCGCCTTTTAGCGTGTTTTGGGGGAAATTTTTAGCCGTTGAAAGCGCTTTAGAGAGCAATCACATTCTTTTAGCGGTGGTGATGTTAATTAATAGCGCGGTGGCTGCGTTTTATTATTTCCGTTGGCTCGTGGCGATGTTTTTCAATAAGCCCTTACAAAGCTACGCTCAAAACGATATTTACACCCAAAACGCTACCATGCCTATTTATGCGGTCATTATTGCTATGGCGTTAGCGTGCTTGTTCTCTGTGTTTATGATGCGAGGGCTTTTAGAGTTTGTGGCTTAA
- a CDS encoding flagellar protein, translating into MWLKSKIFLLMGLLSHSLNALSLTLTQGKEGGEDFSVLTLRHNKAFSCSYVNEKPPSGIEASLSIIRAKRPIECVIDSIPKEGFTPLENAFFNITYSMHQQQFILHIKPKVMRRLTLFSFDRDYKKAIPLFVENDPKAKTWQIIGYDQNIPFLSEKDNAQKGLNFPIVIKDAQTPIIQELDVNNKPLLTTKGYDLNAYLEAKKQMDSQAYFDALRTISRAFKNYPQTIFKKDLYLLEIIALGQLGIKKPLLIDIGAKWIKNYPTDPSIPEVLYYVAKALDENNNYKQAMRYYKRILLEYKNSRYAPLAQMRLAIEAAEGSDLSNASMLFKEAFSNAKDKESASEIALNWAEAEINYQNFNNAKYLIDKVVQSNPDYISMHSESALDLLKLLKKNQMNASAIEIAHLLLNQDDDLKAKEQALYDLGALYARIKDFKNAHLYNLQYLQDHAELDRASVVRARDEKALFSMEGNTQEKIAHYDKIIQNFPNSNEALKALELKAQLLFDNKRYAEVLGMQKNLPKDSPLIQKTLNILAKTPLEDNRCEEALKYLSQITAFAFSPKEEIQAFDCLYFASLKEKAQIIALNALKAAKTPSEKLVWLYRLGRNYYRLGDFKNSTLASKDALTLAQNLNKKEFYDIAFVLFSDYMQNNEKELALNLYAFLEKHFKDDKRMALVYFKLLENEKDPKSVKIYATSLLKLQDAYKDYSYTPFSEFALIDAYRTTKDYLKALETLDKLLNRRLSLEDHQKALYLQSGLLDLTNQKAKSRASLEKCVQLKQKDQTNAWQNLCEQGLNLFKNKES; encoded by the coding sequence TTGTGGCTTAAGTCAAAAATCTTTCTTTTAATGGGCTTACTCTCCCATTCGCTCAACGCCTTAAGCCTCACGCTCACGCAAGGCAAAGAAGGGGGGGAAGATTTTTCGGTTTTAACCTTACGACACAATAAGGCGTTTTCTTGCTCTTACGTTAATGAAAAACCGCCAAGCGGGATTGAAGCGTCTTTATCCATTATACGCGCTAAACGCCCCATAGAATGCGTGATAGACTCCATTCCTAAAGAGGGCTTTACCCCTTTAGAAAACGCTTTTTTCAATATCACCTATTCTATGCACCAACAACAATTCATTTTACATATTAAACCCAAAGTGATGCGAAGGCTCACCCTTTTTTCTTTTGATAGGGATTATAAAAAAGCGATCCCCCTTTTTGTGGAAAACGATCCTAAAGCCAAAACGTGGCAAATCATAGGCTATGATCAAAACATCCCTTTTTTGAGCGAAAAAGACAACGCTCAAAAAGGCTTGAATTTCCCCATTGTCATTAAAGACGCTCAAACCCCTATCATTCAAGAACTGGATGTGAATAACAAACCCCTACTCACCACAAAGGGCTATGATTTAAACGCTTATTTAGAGGCTAAAAAACAAATGGATTCGCAAGCCTATTTTGACGCTTTACGCACGATTAGCCGCGCGTTTAAAAACTACCCTCAAACGATTTTTAAAAAAGATTTGTATTTATTAGAAATTATCGCATTAGGCCAATTAGGCATTAAAAAACCCTTACTCATAGACATTGGCGCCAAGTGGATTAAAAATTACCCAACTGATCCCAGTATCCCTGAAGTGTTATACTATGTCGCCAAAGCTTTAGACGAAAACAACAATTACAAACAGGCCATGCGCTATTACAAACGCATTCTTTTAGAATATAAGAACTCGCGCTACGCTCCTTTAGCCCAAATGCGTTTAGCCATTGAAGCGGCTGAAGGCTCTGATTTGAGCAACGCTAGCATGCTTTTTAAAGAAGCTTTTTCTAACGCCAAAGACAAAGAGAGTGCGAGTGAAATCGCCCTTAATTGGGCTGAAGCAGAGATAAACTATCAAAACTTTAACAACGCTAAATACCTCATTGATAAGGTGGTTCAATCCAACCCTGATTATATTTCTATGCATAGCGAATCAGCCCTAGACTTGCTCAAGTTATTGAAAAAAAACCAGATGAATGCAAGCGCAATTGAAATCGCTCACTTGCTCCTTAATCAAGATGATGATTTAAAAGCTAAAGAGCAAGCGCTTTATGATTTAGGGGCGTTGTATGCAAGGATCAAGGACTTTAAAAACGCCCACCTTTACAATCTGCAATATTTGCAAGACCATGCAGAATTGGATAGAGCTTCTGTCGTTAGAGCACGCGATGAAAAAGCCCTTTTTTCAATGGAGGGGAACACGCAAGAAAAAATCGCCCACTACGATAAAATCATTCAAAATTTCCCTAATTCTAATGAAGCCCTAAAGGCTTTAGAATTGAAAGCCCAACTCTTGTTTGACAACAAGCGTTATGCTGAAGTGTTAGGCATGCAAAAAAATTTGCCTAAAGATTCCCCTTTGATCCAAAAAACGCTCAATATCCTTGCTAAAACCCCACTAGAGGACAATCGTTGTGAAGAAGCCTTAAAATATTTATCCCAGATCACAGCCTTTGCATTCAGCCCCAAAGAAGAAATCCAAGCCTTTGATTGCTTGTATTTCGCATCGCTCAAAGAAAAAGCGCAAATCATTGCCCTAAACGCTTTAAAAGCGGCTAAAACCCCTAGCGAGAAATTGGTATGGCTTTATCGTTTGGGGCGCAATTACTACCGCTTAGGGGATTTTAAAAATTCCACTCTGGCCTCTAAAGACGCTTTAACTCTCGCTCAAAACTTGAATAAAAAAGAATTTTACGATATTGCTTTTGTTTTATTTTCAGATTACATGCAAAACAATGAAAAAGAATTGGCCCTTAATTTGTATGCGTTTTTAGAAAAGCATTTCAAAGACGATAAACGCATGGCGTTGGTTTATTTTAAATTGCTAGAAAATGAAAAAGACCCTAAAAGCGTCAAAATTTATGCCACAAGCTTACTCAAACTCCAAGACGCTTATAAGGACTATTCTTACACGCCCTTTAGCGAATTTGCCCTCATTGACGCTTACAGAACCACCAAAGACTATTTAAAAGCGCTAGAAACGCTAGACAAGCTTTTAAACCGCAGGCTTTCTTTAGAAGATCACCAAAAAGCCTTATACTTGCAATCTGGCTTATTGGATCTAACCAATCAAAAAGCAAAATCTAGAGCCAGTTTGGAAAAATGCGTTCAGTTAAAGCAAAAAGATCAAACAAACGCATGGCAAAATTTATGCGAACAGGGTTTAAATTTATTCAAAAACAAGGAGTCATAA
- a CDS encoding phosphomannomutase/phosphoglucomutase has protein sequence MDISIFREYDIRGIYPTTLDEKSTFSIGVELGKIMREYDKSVFVGHDARVHGRSLFEALSAGLQSSGLKVYDLGLIPTPVAYFAAFNEIDNIQCPNSIMITGSHNPKEYNGFKITLNQNPFYGKDIQALKDTLLNAKHEIKPLKETPKKANALEAYQRYLIKDFKHLKNLKYKIALDFGNGVGALGLEPILKALDIDFCSLYSDPNGNFPNHHPDPSEAKNLKDLEKHMQENAISIGFAFDGDADRIAMLSSHHVYAGDELAILFAKRLHAQGITPFVIGEVKCSQVMYNTINAFGKTLMYKTGHSNLKIKLKETHAHFAAEMSGHIFFKERYFGYDDALYACLRALELLLEQTPSDLESTIKNLPYSYTTSEEKIAVSEEEKFEIIHNLQETLKNPPSHFPKIKEIISIDGVRVVFEHGFGLIRASNTTPYLVSRFEGKDEITALEYKRALLNLLEKL, from the coding sequence ATGGACATTAGCATTTTTAGAGAATATGATATTAGAGGCATTTACCCCACCACTTTAGATGAAAAGAGCACCTTTAGTATCGGCGTAGAGTTAGGGAAAATCATGCGAGAATACGATAAAAGCGTGTTTGTAGGGCATGACGCCAGGGTGCATGGGCGATCGCTTTTTGAAGCTTTGAGCGCGGGGTTACAATCAAGCGGCTTGAAAGTGTATGATTTAGGGCTAATCCCCACACCGGTAGCGTATTTTGCGGCCTTTAATGAAATAGACAACATCCAATGCCCCAATTCCATCATGATCACTGGCTCTCACAACCCCAAAGAATACAACGGCTTTAAAATCACGCTCAATCAAAACCCGTTTTATGGCAAGGACATTCAAGCTTTAAAAGACACGCTTTTAAACGCCAAGCATGAAATAAAACCCCTAAAAGAAACACCAAAGAAAGCCAATGCCCTAGAAGCGTATCAGCGCTATTTGATCAAGGATTTTAAGCATTTAAAAAACCTTAAATACAAAATCGCCCTGGATTTTGGTAATGGCGTGGGAGCGTTAGGCTTAGAGCCTATTTTAAAGGCTTTAGACATTGATTTTTGCAGCCTTTATAGCGATCCTAATGGGAATTTCCCTAACCACCACCCAGACCCTAGCGAAGCGAAAAACTTAAAAGATTTAGAAAAACACATGCAAGAAAACGCTATTTCTATAGGCTTTGCTTTTGATGGCGATGCGGACAGAATTGCGATGTTAAGCTCTCATCATGTTTATGCGGGCGATGAATTAGCGATTTTATTCGCTAAACGCTTGCATGCTCAAGGCATCACCCCCTTTGTGATCGGCGAAGTCAAATGCTCTCAAGTGATGTATAACACGATCAATGCTTTTGGCAAGACACTCATGTATAAAACCGGGCATAGCAATTTAAAAATCAAACTCAAAGAAACCCATGCGCATTTTGCGGCTGAAATGAGCGGGCATATCTTTTTTAAAGAGCGCTATTTTGGCTATGATGACGCTCTTTATGCATGCTTAAGGGCTTTAGAATTATTGCTTGAACAAACCCCAAGCGATTTGGAAAGCACCATTAAAAACCTCCCCTATTCCTACACCACGTCTGAAGAAAAAATCGCCGTGAGCGAAGAAGAAAAATTTGAAATCATTCATAACCTGCAAGAAACGCTTAAAAACCCGCCAAGCCATTTCCCTAAAATCAAAGAAATAATCAGCATTGATGGCGTGAGAGTGGTTTTTGAACATGGCTTTGGGCTTATTCGTGCAAGCAACACCACCCCCTATTTAGTCAGCCGCTTTGAAGGCAAGGATGAAATAACGGCGTTAGAATATAAAAGGGCGTTGCTCAATTTATTAGAAAAACTTTAA